In Ignavibacteriales bacterium, the genomic stretch TTGGATGACTTATTATTTGTTCAACAGAAGAAGAACCAATAAGTAAAGTTTTAAATGTGTTGGATGGAAACCCAGCTTTAGTAAAAATTTCTTCAATAGCCAGTGCAGACATTGGTACGTTGGAAGCATGTTTAAGCAGACAAACATTTCCAGCCATCAAAGCTGGTGCAGCAAAACGAATTACCTGCCAGAAAGGAAAATTCCATGGCATTACAGCAAGCACAACGCCGATAGGATCGAACTGAATATAACTTTCTGAGGCATCGGTGTTAATAAATTCTTTACTTAAAATATTTTCTGCATTCTCCGCATAATATTCACATACCCAGGCACACTTTTCAATTTCTGCATATGCCTGCTTTATCGGTTTACCCATTTCAAGTGTTAATATTCTACCGTACTGTTGCTTTCCTTCACGCAAAAGGTTGGCAGCTTTTAACATAAGTTCTTTGCGGAAAGTTAAATCCGTTTCCTTCCATTGTAAAAATGCCTGGTGCGATTTTTCAATTTCGGCTTTCACAATATCCGCCGGCATTTCTTCAAAACTTTTAATTATTTCTTCAGTAGATGGATTTACAGATTGAATTGACATTTTATTCTCAATTATTTATTCGAAAATTAAATCTTCATTACAATGGGAAGTTTTTGTAAAATTAACGAAGTAGAAATAAAAATCACTTAATAACCTTTAACTTAAAATAAACTTCCTCAGGAGAAAAGATTCCTGCAAGAAATCGCTCGTACATTACCGGTTCAATGTTCAATAAAACATCCATCCATTTAAGCAGGTTAAAGTGCGATGTAATAAATCTTTTTTCTATTATTTCAAACTGGGCTTTTCCCTCATAGTTTGTACGATGGTTCAGTTTCCATTTTTCATAAAACTTTAACTTTCGGTTACCGATAAACTCATAATTATCAAACGTTCTTATTGAAAAGGGAATTTTATGATCCGGTTCGCCAAAATATTTTGTATTAAGAAAAAATGGTGCATAAACAATAATAATTGCTCTTGGTTTAGAAACACGGTAAAGTTCAGTAACTACTTTATGAAAACTATCCAGGTGCTCCAGAACGTGCGAAGCGTAAATTTCATCAAAAGTGTTTTCTTCAAAAGGAAAAGGATAGGAATTCAAATCGTGAATTACATTCCCGCCATAATCCACAATATCAATATTAACATACCCAGCTTTTAAATCCTTTCCGCATCCCAGATTCAGTTTCATATAACCTCAAATATTTCAAGAAATTTAAATGCAATTTAAACAAATCATTTTAAGTGATGATGAGCAGAGAAAAATCAAACTTCTTTCCATTTTATAATAACAATCTACTTTTAGAAAAGCTCATCTTTCAAAATCTCTTTTTCAACAGTATCAATTATAGTTGAATGAAAATAAACATCAAACCATTCTTTAAACATTTCTACAGTTCTATCATTGGGCCAAAGTTTTTCATCAATATTCCACTCGCTTAATTCCATATCAAAAATTTCCGTGAACTTGCTTCTTATATACTTTTCTGCATCACTTAGATTATCACTAACCGGAATTAAAAATGCAGTACAATCACCCCGGATATCTTCAAGAGAAATTTTTCTTTTATTGATGTTTTTGAGCCAATTATAAAATGGTTGCTTTGGTTTGATAACAACAAGTTGCCTATCGAGTGCATACATACAAACCCCTTTTAGTTTTAATCTGTAAATATCTTCCTAAACAATTTGTTTAATTTATAAAGCAACATAACTTTCCAGTTAAAAAAAGTCAAAGAAAATTTCGTAGAACGCAAAATTCCAATTTTATTTGCAATATTTTCTGCCTAAGTTTTCATAATTAAAATCATAGGATTATGCTGGTTTAATATGAAAAAATTTATGTTGATCAAATTTATATATTTAATCGTTCCGCTCCTGGTACTTTCTTTTTCATTTATAAGTTGTAGTTCATTTACCGTGATAGAAAAGGAAGGACTGGAAAAAATAACACCGGAAGACATCCAAAGCTTCATAACATTTCTTGCTTCAGATTCTCTTAAAGGAAGAAATACACCAAGTCCCGGGTTAGATACGGCAGCTTCATTTATTGCAAAGGAGTTTAAAGCAAGCGGATTATTGCCTGTAAACGGAAGTTATTTTCAAAAAATTTACCTTGGGAAAGTCAACCTGGGAGATGAAAATCATTTAAAGATTTCAACGGGTGGAAAAGAAATTTCATTTTCAATAAAAGAAGATTTTGTTCCGTTTGAAATGACTGCCAATAAAGGGGTTAATTCCTCAATTGTTTTTGCTGGTTACGGAATAACCGCACCTGAATACAAATATGATGACTACAAAGACATTGATTCAAAAGGCAAGATAGTTTTCATCCTGCGACATGAACCAGGTGAAGAAGATTCAGGTTCCGTATTCGACGGGAAAAAATTAACGAGCTATTCTGAGGTTTCTGAAAAAGTAAAAACCGCAATTGAGCATGGTGCCATCGGAGTAATGATTGCGACTGATCCATTAAATCATTCCTCCTTAACACCCCGGGGATTTCCGTGGCCATCTCTTTCCAAAATAATTCCCAAAGATGCACTTCCAATTACTTTAATTGATGACGAATCAACTAAAATTCCGGTGGTTCAGGTTGGCGAAGAAGTTGTTAAAATGCTTTTCGGAAGTGTAGAAAAACTTAAACAAATTCAAAAAGAAATTGATGAAAAAACAACACCGAACTCTTTCTTGTTAAAGGATTATTCTGCATCGATAAAGACGAGCACTTCAATACAGGAATATCCATCTAATAACGTTGTTGGACTTGTGGAAGGTTCAGATCCACAGCTTAAAAACGAAGTGGTAATTCTTGGCGCCCACTATGATCATGTTGGTTATAAGAAAAAGCATAATCCAGGTGAGGATTATATTTTTAATGGAGCTGATGATAATGCATCCGGAACAGCGGCATTAATGGCAATCGCAAAATCTTTCGGTTCATTACAACAAAAACCCAAAAGAAGCTTATTGTTTATTGCATTTCTTGGAGAAGAATTAGGTCTTCTTGGCTCCCAGGCTTACGTAAACAACCCACTATTTCCTTTGAATAAAACGGTGGCAATGCTGAACTTTGATATGGTTGGACGAAATGGTGAAGATACTCTTTACATAGTTGGAGTTTCCAGAAGCCCAGACTTAACTGAAATAAATAAGAAAGAAAACGAGCGG encodes the following:
- a CDS encoding M28 family peptidase, yielding MLIKFIYLIVPLLVLSFSFISCSSFTVIEKEGLEKITPEDIQSFITFLASDSLKGRNTPSPGLDTAASFIAKEFKASGLLPVNGSYFQKIYLGKVNLGDENHLKISTGGKEISFSIKEDFVPFEMTANKGVNSSIVFAGYGITAPEYKYDDYKDIDSKGKIVFILRHEPGEEDSGSVFDGKKLTSYSEVSEKVKTAIEHGAIGVMIATDPLNHSSLTPRGFPWPSLSKIIPKDALPITLIDDESTKIPVVQVGEEVVKMLFGSVEKLKQIQKEIDEKTTPNSFLLKDYSASIKTSTSIQEYPSNNVVGLVEGSDPQLKNEVVILGAHYDHVGYKKKHNPGEDYIFNGADDNASGTAALMAIAKSFGSLQQKPKRSLLFIAFLGEELGLLGSQAYVNNPLFPLNKTVAMLNFDMVGRNGEDTLYIVGVSRSPDLTEINKKENERIGFTLLYNQEQFLGRSDQANFLKKRIPSLFYTTGEHPDYHKVTDEVSLIDFNKEARVAQLAFLTALYIANDNQYYKVIPKRISLF
- a CDS encoding methyltransferase domain-containing protein, translating into MKLNLGCGKDLKAGYVNIDIVDYGGNVIHDLNSYPFPFEENTFDEIYASHVLEHLDSFHKVVTELYRVSKPRAIIIVYAPFFLNTKYFGEPDHKIPFSIRTFDNYEFIGNRKLKFYEKWKLNHRTNYEGKAQFEIIEKRFITSHFNLLKWMDVLLNIEPVMYERFLAGIFSPEEVYFKLKVIK